One Amorphoplanes digitatis genomic window carries:
- a CDS encoding DUF4388 domain-containing protein, which yields MNALRRLLINLAEAGRTGALRIDGPPGGVLYLVSGRLTYAESPACPGIGERLVACGRLSEAAWRSAYESGVDTRSVGRALLRDGHLGHHELACRVVAAITAATHELLQCDAPVRFVPGERHWFGTVAQVELGGLVHETAKRLLNCPAPHRPRAVSRARRPARATK from the coding sequence GTGAATGCACTGCGCCGCCTGCTCATCAACCTGGCCGAGGCCGGGCGCACCGGCGCGCTGCGCATCGACGGCCCGCCCGGCGGCGTGCTCTACCTGGTCAGCGGACGGCTGACCTACGCCGAGTCGCCGGCCTGCCCGGGCATCGGCGAACGGCTGGTCGCCTGCGGGCGGCTGTCGGAGGCGGCCTGGCGCTCGGCGTACGAGTCGGGAGTGGACACCCGGTCCGTCGGCCGCGCGCTGCTGCGCGACGGCCACCTGGGCCACCACGAGCTGGCCTGCCGGGTCGTCGCCGCCATCACCGCGGCAACCCATGAGTTGCTCCAGTGCGACGCACCCGTGCGCTTCGTACCGGGCGAGCGGCACTGGTTCGGCACGGTCGCGCAGGTGGAGCTCGGCGGGCTCGTGCACGAGACCGCGAAGCGGCTGCTGAACTGCCCGGCGCCGCATCGGCCACGTGCCGTTTCCCGGGCACGCAGGCCCGCGCGGGCAACGAAATGA
- a CDS encoding ABC transporter ATP-binding protein, producing MTLIHARGLVKRFDGFTAVDGIDVDVERGEAFGFLGPNGAGKSSTMRMIGCVSPPTAGTLSILGMDPLRDGPAIRARLGVCPQLDNLDLELTVRENLTTYARFFGIARKVARARAAELLDFVQLTERADSKVEPLSGGMKRRLTIARALVNEPEIVLLDEPTTGLDPQARHLVWERLFRLKRQGVTLVLTTHYMDEAEQLCDRLVVMDGGRIVAQGSPRALIERHSTREVVELRFNAESQDPFAGKLDGVGERIEVLPDRILLYVADGDAAVAEVHRRSLAPDSVLVRRSSLEDVFLHLTGRTLVD from the coding sequence GTGACACTCATTCACGCCCGGGGGCTGGTCAAACGCTTCGACGGGTTCACCGCGGTCGACGGCATCGACGTCGACGTGGAGCGCGGCGAGGCGTTCGGCTTCCTCGGCCCCAACGGCGCCGGCAAGAGCTCCACGATGCGGATGATCGGCTGCGTCTCGCCGCCGACCGCCGGCACGCTGAGCATCCTCGGCATGGACCCGCTGCGCGACGGGCCGGCGATCCGGGCGAGGCTGGGCGTCTGCCCACAGCTCGACAACCTCGACCTCGAGCTGACCGTCCGGGAGAACCTCACCACCTACGCGCGCTTCTTCGGCATCGCCCGCAAGGTTGCCCGGGCCCGCGCCGCCGAGCTGCTCGACTTCGTGCAGCTCACCGAGCGGGCCGACAGCAAGGTCGAGCCGCTCTCCGGCGGCATGAAGCGCCGGCTCACCATCGCCCGGGCCCTGGTCAACGAGCCCGAGATCGTGCTCCTCGACGAGCCGACGACCGGCCTCGACCCGCAGGCCCGGCACCTGGTCTGGGAGCGGCTGTTCCGGCTCAAGCGCCAGGGCGTGACGCTCGTGCTCACCACCCACTACATGGACGAGGCCGAGCAGCTCTGCGACCGCCTGGTGGTGATGGACGGCGGCCGGATCGTCGCGCAGGGCTCGCCCCGCGCCCTGATCGAGCGGCACTCGACCCGCGAGGTGGTCGAGCTGCGCTTCAACGCGGAGTCGCAGGACCCCTTCGCCGGCAAGCTCGACGGCGTGGGCGAGCGCATCGAGGTGCTGCCCGACCGCATCCTGCTCTACGTCGCCGACGGCGACGCCGCGGTCGCCGAGGTGCACCGCCGCTCGCTCGCCCCGGACAGCGTACTGGTGCGCCGCAGCAGCCTCGAGGACGTCTTCCTGCACCTCACCGGCCGGACGCTGGTGGACTGA
- a CDS encoding YhjD/YihY/BrkB family envelope integrity protein encodes MRLLPRSSHSADKNAEDPAEGAAGRPADAPPDATPAATGGVHRAPDSPAEARAAGARDTDRSGLDLSGTGTDAGGARPAPGPDAGPSGPAKLGRKGILEALKRTFKQFSEDNVTDWAAALTYYGVLSIFPGVLVLVSVLGMLSDNGQKAVQDTVQEIAPREIQTLLDQVLSQVSDPGTASLAAVVGIVVAFWSASGYTGAFMRASNSIYDVPEGRPIWKTLPIRLAVTAVIGLMLIASVFILVFTGKVAESTGRRIGLGDAAMDTWSIAKWPVLILIVSLMFAILYWASPNAKTGGFRWVSPGGIFAVVLWIAASGAFTIYLANFDSYDKTYGTVAGLIAFLVWLWISNIAILLGAELDAELERGRAIAAGHPADDEPFLQLRDDRKLKKGSEKGLGAT; translated from the coding sequence ATGAGGCTTCTCCCGAGGTCCAGCCACTCGGCCGACAAGAACGCCGAAGACCCGGCGGAGGGCGCGGCCGGCCGGCCCGCCGATGCGCCGCCGGACGCCACGCCCGCCGCAACCGGTGGCGTGCACCGGGCTCCCGACAGCCCCGCCGAGGCGCGCGCCGCCGGGGCTCGCGACACCGACCGGAGCGGTCTCGACCTCTCGGGCACCGGCACGGACGCCGGCGGTGCCCGGCCGGCACCCGGCCCTGACGCGGGCCCGAGCGGCCCGGCGAAGCTCGGGCGCAAGGGCATCCTCGAGGCGCTCAAGCGCACGTTCAAGCAGTTCTCGGAGGACAACGTCACCGACTGGGCGGCGGCGCTGACCTACTACGGCGTGCTGTCGATCTTCCCGGGTGTCCTGGTGCTCGTGTCGGTCCTCGGCATGCTGAGCGACAACGGCCAGAAGGCCGTGCAGGACACCGTGCAGGAGATCGCCCCCCGCGAGATCCAGACCCTGCTCGACCAGGTGCTCAGCCAGGTCTCGGATCCGGGCACGGCCAGCCTGGCCGCCGTCGTCGGTATCGTCGTGGCCTTCTGGTCGGCGTCCGGTTACACCGGCGCCTTCATGCGCGCCTCGAACTCCATCTACGACGTGCCGGAGGGCCGGCCGATCTGGAAGACCCTGCCGATCCGGCTCGCCGTCACCGCGGTCATCGGCCTGATGCTGATCGCCTCGGTCTTCATCCTCGTGTTCACCGGCAAGGTCGCCGAATCGACCGGCCGGAGGATCGGCCTGGGCGACGCCGCGATGGACACGTGGAGCATCGCGAAGTGGCCCGTCCTGATACTGATCGTCAGCCTGATGTTCGCGATCCTCTACTGGGCCTCGCCGAACGCGAAGACCGGCGGCTTCCGCTGGGTCAGCCCGGGCGGCATCTTCGCGGTGGTGCTCTGGATCGCCGCCTCCGGCGCGTTCACCATCTACCTGGCCAACTTCGACAGCTACGACAAGACGTACGGCACCGTCGCCGGCCTGATCGCCTTCCTGGTCTGGCTGTGGATCTCGAACATCGCCATCCTGCTCGGCGCCGAACTCGACGCGGAACTGGAGCGGGGCCGGGCCATCGCGGCCGGCCACCCCGCCGACGACGAGCCGTTCCTCCAGCTTCGCGACGACCGGAAGCTCAAGAAGGGCAGCGAGAAGGGCCTGGGCGCCACCTAG
- a CDS encoding ABC transporter permease produces the protein MTRYVLEYHLVSYRRIWRASVLSSFVLPLLTMLGFGVGVGAYVTGGVDGVPYLDWIVPGLIASTAMQVAMSDSTWPVLGGFEWQRLYFGQAAAPLRVADILDGHLAFIVFRTLTSCGAFLLIATAFGTAHSWWALATLPIAALVGLSVATGTFAYSATVRSDSYLAILFRLGMIPMSLFSGVFFPVESLPALLRGIAYVLPLWHGVDLSRAAMLGVAPTWSMTGHLLYLALWAGLGWLLALRQFRRRLVV, from the coding sequence ATGACGCGCTACGTCCTGGAATACCACCTCGTCAGCTACCGGCGGATCTGGCGCGCGAGCGTGCTCTCGTCGTTCGTGCTGCCGCTGCTGACCATGCTCGGCTTCGGTGTCGGCGTCGGCGCGTACGTGACCGGCGGCGTCGACGGCGTGCCCTATCTCGACTGGATCGTCCCGGGCCTGATCGCCTCGACCGCCATGCAGGTCGCGATGAGCGACTCCACCTGGCCGGTGCTGGGCGGCTTCGAGTGGCAGCGGCTCTACTTCGGCCAGGCGGCCGCGCCGCTGCGCGTCGCCGACATCCTCGACGGGCACCTGGCCTTCATCGTCTTCCGCACGCTGACCAGCTGCGGCGCGTTCCTGCTGATCGCCACGGCGTTCGGCACGGCGCACTCGTGGTGGGCGCTCGCGACGCTGCCGATCGCGGCGCTCGTCGGCCTGTCGGTGGCCACCGGGACGTTCGCGTACTCGGCGACGGTCCGCAGCGACAGCTACCTGGCGATCCTCTTCCGGCTCGGGATGATCCCGATGTCGCTCTTCTCCGGCGTCTTCTTCCCGGTCGAGTCGCTGCCGGCGCTGCTGCGCGGGATCGCTTATGTGCTGCCGCTCTGGCACGGCGTCGACCTGAGCCGGGCCGCCATGCTGGGCGTCGCGCCGACGTGGTCGATGACCGGACACCTGCTCTACCTGGCCCTCTGGGCCGGTCTCGGCTGGCTACTCGCCCTGCGGCAGTTCCGCCGCCGGCTCGTGGTGTGA
- the dnaG gene encoding DNA primase, with translation MAGRVKDEDIALVRDRTSIAEVINETVTLRSAGGGNLKGLCPFHDEKTPSFTVSPARNVYFCHGCGAGGDAIKFLMDAEHLTFLESVERLAGKAGIQLRYDESGFKNDGPRQQPGQKQRLIAAHAAAAEFYSDQLTTAGARIAREFLAQRGFGRAAAERYGCGFAPDGWDQLTKHLRQKGFTAEELTAGGLAKPARSGSLIDRFRRRLLWPIRDLTGDVIGFGARKLFEDDDGPKYLNTPESPLYKKSHVLYGIDHAKREMAKQGRAVIVEGYTDVMACHEAGEPTAVATCGTSFGIDHIGVLRRLLMDSDSFTGEIIYTFDGDAAGQKAALRAFEEDQRFVGRTFIAVSPDNMDPCELRLAKGDLAVRDMIASREPLVDFALRQTLSRFDLDTVEGRVEAMRRAAPLVAKIKDREKRPEYARKLAGDLGMDLEPVQRAVASASSPESSHGSAAPRRAADSPQRLVEREALKLALQHPVLAGPMFDALGPETYGDPVLQGIRKAVAAAGGTAAATGGASWIEAVRDACDDLGGKALVGELAVVPLHVDGEADLRYVQVTLARLQVGAVTTRIKELKSKVQRINPVAHRDEYLALAGELFSLEQHARALRDQAAGGL, from the coding sequence GTGGCGGGCAGGGTCAAGGACGAGGACATCGCGCTGGTCCGCGACCGGACCTCGATCGCGGAAGTGATCAACGAGACCGTGACGCTGCGTTCGGCGGGCGGCGGCAACCTCAAGGGCCTGTGCCCGTTCCACGACGAGAAGACGCCGTCGTTCACCGTGTCACCCGCCCGAAATGTGTATTTCTGCCACGGTTGCGGCGCCGGCGGCGACGCCATCAAGTTCCTGATGGACGCCGAGCATCTGACCTTCCTTGAGTCGGTCGAGCGGCTGGCCGGCAAGGCCGGCATCCAGCTGCGCTACGACGAGTCCGGTTTCAAGAACGACGGTCCGCGCCAGCAGCCGGGTCAGAAGCAGCGGCTGATCGCCGCGCACGCGGCCGCGGCCGAGTTCTACTCCGACCAGCTGACCACGGCGGGCGCGCGCATCGCCCGCGAGTTCCTCGCGCAGCGCGGCTTCGGCCGTGCCGCCGCCGAGCGCTACGGCTGCGGCTTCGCGCCCGACGGCTGGGACCAGCTCACCAAGCACCTGCGGCAGAAGGGCTTCACGGCCGAGGAGCTGACCGCCGGCGGGCTGGCCAAGCCGGCCCGCTCCGGCTCGCTCATCGACCGCTTCCGCCGCCGGCTGCTCTGGCCGATCCGCGACCTCACCGGCGACGTCATCGGCTTCGGCGCCCGCAAGCTGTTCGAGGACGACGACGGCCCGAAGTACCTGAACACCCCCGAGTCGCCGCTCTACAAGAAGTCGCACGTCCTCTACGGCATCGATCACGCCAAGCGGGAGATGGCCAAGCAGGGCCGGGCGGTCATCGTCGAGGGCTACACCGACGTGATGGCCTGTCACGAGGCCGGCGAGCCGACGGCCGTCGCCACCTGCGGCACCTCGTTCGGCATCGACCACATCGGCGTGCTGCGCCGGCTGCTGATGGACAGCGACAGCTTCACCGGCGAGATCATCTACACCTTCGACGGCGACGCGGCCGGCCAGAAGGCGGCCCTGCGCGCGTTCGAGGAGGACCAGCGCTTCGTCGGGCGCACGTTCATCGCGGTCAGCCCGGACAACATGGACCCCTGCGAGCTGCGGCTGGCCAAGGGCGACCTGGCGGTCCGCGACATGATCGCCAGCCGCGAGCCGCTCGTCGACTTCGCGCTGCGGCAGACCCTGTCCCGCTTCGACCTGGACACCGTCGAGGGCCGGGTCGAGGCCATGCGTCGCGCGGCGCCGCTGGTCGCCAAGATCAAAGACCGGGAGAAGCGCCCCGAGTACGCCCGCAAGCTCGCCGGCGACCTCGGCATGGACCTCGAACCGGTGCAGCGGGCCGTGGCGTCGGCGTCCTCGCCCGAGTCGTCGCACGGTTCCGCCGCGCCGCGCCGGGCCGCCGACAGCCCGCAGCGCCTGGTCGAGCGCGAGGCGCTGAAGCTGGCCCTCCAGCACCCGGTGCTGGCCGGCCCGATGTTCGACGCGCTCGGCCCGGAGACCTACGGCGATCCGGTACTGCAGGGCATCCGCAAGGCCGTCGCGGCCGCGGGTGGCACCGCCGCGGCGACCGGCGGCGCGAGCTGGATCGAGGCCGTCCGCGACGCCTGCGACGACCTGGGCGGCAAGGCGCTGGTCGGCGAGCTCGCGGTCGTGCCGCTGCACGTCGACGGCGAGGCCGACCTGCGCTACGTCCAGGTGACGCTCGCCCGGCTTCAGGTCGGCGCGGTCACCACCCGGATCAAGGAACTGAAGTCCAAGGTGCAGCGGATCAACCCCGTCGCGCACCGGGACGAATACCTGGCACTGGCCGGGGAGCTCTTCTCTCTCGAACAGCACGCTCGCGCGCTGCGCGACCAGGCGGCAGGTGGATTGTGA
- a CDS encoding ROK family transcriptional regulator: MHVIDAPHLRLLRLLRDEGPISRAELGDRLDLTRPRLLAEVERLVAAGYIAEAGMAASRGGRRSTLVELQPQLRFAAVDLGASSIDIEVTNGRLEPVATYQEAADIRSGPKAILHRVNELLAKARTDGAYERLDAVGIGVPGPVSFRDGVPVSPPIMPGWDRYPVRESLAREHGCPAVVDNDVNIMAIGERHGGVAHSVDDFLFVKIGTGIGCGIHLGGDVYRGVDGCAGDIGHIQVDAHGPMCSCGNAGCLEALFSGAALARDALAAARSGESPALAERLAAGGGIGARDVADGAAEGDVTCIRLIRDGGRRLGATLATLVSFANPSMIVIGGGLAQLGHILLAEIRSVVYRRSLPLATGNLPVVLSELGARAGVSGAAVLASDTAFEQAS, translated from the coding sequence GTGCATGTCATCGACGCTCCCCATCTGCGCCTGCTGCGCCTGCTGCGGGACGAGGGGCCGATCTCGCGTGCCGAGCTCGGTGACCGGCTCGATCTGACCCGTCCCCGCCTGCTCGCGGAGGTCGAGCGGCTCGTCGCCGCCGGCTACATCGCCGAGGCCGGCATGGCCGCCTCCCGGGGCGGCCGGCGCTCCACCCTTGTCGAGTTGCAGCCGCAGCTGCGCTTCGCCGCCGTCGACCTCGGCGCCAGCTCCATCGACATCGAGGTCACCAACGGCCGGCTCGAGCCCGTCGCGACGTACCAGGAGGCCGCCGACATCCGGTCCGGGCCCAAGGCGATCCTGCACCGGGTCAACGAGTTGCTCGCCAAGGCCCGCACCGACGGCGCCTACGAGCGGCTCGACGCCGTCGGCATCGGGGTGCCCGGCCCGGTCAGCTTCCGCGACGGCGTGCCGGTCTCCCCGCCGATCATGCCGGGCTGGGACCGCTATCCCGTCCGGGAGTCGCTGGCCCGCGAGCACGGCTGCCCGGCGGTCGTGGACAACGACGTCAACATCATGGCGATCGGTGAGCGGCACGGCGGTGTCGCGCACTCGGTCGACGACTTCCTCTTCGTCAAGATCGGCACGGGCATCGGCTGCGGCATCCACCTCGGCGGCGACGTCTACCGCGGGGTGGACGGCTGCGCCGGCGACATCGGCCACATCCAGGTCGACGCGCACGGTCCGATGTGCTCGTGCGGCAACGCGGGCTGCCTCGAGGCGCTCTTCAGCGGCGCCGCCCTGGCCCGGGACGCGCTCGCCGCCGCCCGCAGCGGTGAGTCGCCGGCGCTGGCGGAGCGCCTGGCGGCGGGCGGCGGGATCGGCGCCCGCGACGTCGCCGACGGCGCCGCGGAGGGCGACGTCACCTGCATCCGGCTGATCCGCGACGGGGGCCGCCGGCTCGGCGCGACCCTCGCCACGCTGGTGAGCTTCGCGAACCCGTCGATGATCGTCATCGGGGGCGGGCTCGCCCAGCTCGGCCACATCCTGCTCGCGGAGATCCGCAGCGTGGTCTACCGCAGGTCGCTCCCGCTCGCGACCGGCAACCTGCCGGTGGTGCTCAGCGAGCTGGGCGCCCGCGCGGGCGTGAGCGGTGCGGCGGTGCTGGCCAGCGACACGGCCTTCGAGCAGGCGTCATGA
- a CDS encoding ABC transporter permease, which translates to MVTLLLPRMILFGETARRSASMVERNAATLRSAYWLVMASGFLEPVLYLFSIGVGVGSLVGDLTLPDGRVIGYAAFVAPAMLAASAMTGALSETTFNFFGKMKFMKLYDGILATPVRPIEIALGELAWAMIRGNIYAAAFLVIMVAMGLTTAGLALGAFAAAILVGFAFGGLGMALSTFMRSWQDFDLVGSAQFALFLFSGTFVPAESYPPVLRWVVEVTPLYRSVDLIRAITTGAVGWLQLADVLYLLVLLAIGLTVAGRRMGRLLCR; encoded by the coding sequence ATGGTGACCCTGCTCCTGCCACGGATGATCTTGTTCGGGGAGACCGCGCGGCGTTCGGCGTCGATGGTCGAGCGCAACGCGGCGACCCTGCGCTCGGCGTACTGGCTCGTGATGGCGTCGGGCTTTCTCGAGCCGGTCCTCTACCTCTTCTCGATCGGGGTCGGCGTCGGCTCGCTGGTCGGCGACCTGACGCTGCCGGACGGCCGGGTGATCGGCTACGCGGCGTTCGTGGCACCGGCGATGCTCGCCGCGTCGGCCATGACGGGCGCGCTGTCGGAGACCACCTTCAACTTCTTCGGCAAGATGAAGTTCATGAAGCTGTACGACGGGATCCTGGCGACCCCGGTACGGCCGATCGAGATCGCCCTGGGCGAGCTGGCCTGGGCGATGATCCGCGGCAACATCTACGCGGCCGCCTTCCTGGTGATCATGGTGGCGATGGGACTGACCACGGCGGGCCTGGCGCTCGGCGCGTTCGCGGCGGCGATCCTGGTCGGCTTCGCCTTCGGCGGCCTCGGCATGGCGCTGTCGACCTTCATGCGCAGCTGGCAGGACTTCGACCTGGTCGGGTCGGCCCAGTTCGCGCTCTTCCTGTTCTCGGGCACGTTCGTGCCGGCCGAGTCATACCCGCCGGTGCTGCGCTGGGTGGTGGAGGTGACGCCGCTGTACCGCTCGGTCGACCTGATCCGGGCGATCACGACGGGCGCGGTCGGCTGGCTCCAGCTGGCCGACGTGCTCTACCTGCTCGTCCTGCTGGCGATCGGTCTGACCGTCGCGGGCCGCCGCATGGGCCGGCTCCTCTGCCGGTGA
- a CDS encoding deoxyguanosinetriphosphate triphosphohydrolase, whose protein sequence is MTDGDALRWAHEPAKDSGYGRTQFERDRARVLHSAGFRRLAAKTQVHTAGSDDFLRTRLTHSLEVAQISREMGTRLGCDPDVVDVAGLAHDIGHPPFGHNGEAALNAAAQPCGGFEGNAQTLRVLTRLEAKVDGAGLNLTRASLDASCKYPWPRRPGQRKFGVYDDDRPVFDWIRETAPAGERQCLEAQVMDWADDVAYSVHDVEDGVHGGYLSLRPLLLDADERAELCADVAGAYSQESTEALGEALRLLLADEVVIAAAGYDGGRRSQVALKRMTSVLTGRFVSSAVGATNSRHGSAPVRRYEVDLIVPRTVRNQCALLKGMALRYVMRARAAEQWYERQREILTDLVTLLSERAPEHLDPMFAELWKAAENDAARLRVVIDQVASLTDPAAVAWHRTLMADDR, encoded by the coding sequence ATGACGGACGGCGATGCGCTGCGCTGGGCGCACGAGCCCGCCAAGGACAGCGGCTACGGCCGCACCCAGTTCGAGCGCGACCGGGCCCGGGTGCTGCACTCGGCCGGGTTCCGCCGGCTCGCCGCCAAGACCCAGGTGCACACGGCCGGGTCGGACGACTTTCTGCGTACGCGGCTGACGCACTCGCTCGAGGTCGCGCAGATCTCCCGCGAGATGGGCACCCGGCTGGGCTGTGACCCCGACGTGGTGGACGTGGCGGGCCTCGCGCACGACATCGGCCACCCGCCGTTCGGGCACAACGGCGAGGCGGCCCTGAACGCGGCCGCGCAGCCCTGCGGCGGCTTCGAGGGCAACGCGCAGACCCTGCGGGTACTCACCCGGCTGGAGGCCAAGGTCGACGGCGCCGGCCTCAACCTGACCCGGGCCTCGCTCGACGCGAGCTGTAAGTACCCCTGGCCGCGGCGCCCCGGCCAGCGCAAGTTCGGGGTGTACGACGACGACCGCCCGGTCTTCGACTGGATCCGCGAGACGGCGCCGGCCGGCGAGCGGCAGTGCCTCGAGGCCCAGGTCATGGACTGGGCCGACGACGTGGCCTACTCCGTGCACGACGTCGAGGACGGCGTGCACGGCGGCTACCTCTCGCTGCGGCCGCTGCTGCTGGACGCCGACGAGCGCGCCGAGCTCTGCGCCGATGTGGCGGGCGCCTACTCGCAGGAGAGCACCGAGGCGCTCGGCGAGGCGCTGCGGCTGCTGCTTGCCGACGAGGTGGTGATCGCCGCGGCGGGCTACGACGGCGGGCGCCGCTCGCAGGTCGCACTCAAACGCATGACGAGCGTGCTGACCGGCCGGTTCGTCTCCTCGGCGGTCGGCGCGACGAACAGCCGGCACGGCTCGGCGCCGGTACGCCGGTACGAGGTCGACCTGATCGTCCCGCGTACCGTCCGTAACCAGTGCGCGCTGCTGAAGGGCATGGCGTTGCGCTACGTGATGCGTGCGCGGGCCGCCGAGCAGTGGTACGAGCGGCAGCGTGAGATCCTCACCGACCTGGTCACGCTGCTCAGCGAGCGCGCGCCGGAGCACCTCGACCCGATGTTCGCGGAGCTGTGGAAGGCCGCGGAGAATGACGCCGCGCGACTGCGGGTGGTGATCGACCAGGTCGCCTCGCTCACCGATCCGGCGGCGGTGGCCTGGCATCGGACCCTCATGGCGGACGATCGTTAG
- a CDS encoding methyl-accepting chemotaxis protein gives MTSDSYTRSRLTIVARLVLMATVGVAAVALVMAAAYWGSANQSAAARDMASTSDGMSSQWNADMMHDALRGDVMSAMFALTPQQREAYGVAEVSEHAETLVSKYDAAAEEAPDSLADQYAQVRPAVVAYGEAAKGLVALAGTDHAAAVAKLPEFLESFGALEEQMGAIDDAMLQAVKDAEGAGSDSSRTSDVLILLAGLAGAALTAAAAFFTIRAVRRPLRQMLTALRAAADRDLTVEAEVVRGDELGEMARALNAALNSIRTTVAATAARVGDLTAASGDLRGLAGELDTTAEQTSTQARSADTAAQQVSLSVIDMMTATEELSASSREIARQTSDAAITTAAAGESAASTTTLVGTLSEASREIGTIVQLITTIAEQTNLLALNATIEAARAGDAGKGFAVVASEVKDLAQETAQATSDITARIAAIQDMTSRTAEAINAVSAVISKIDDGQRTIAAAVEEQSATTELMARNVGEVSTAATEISGTLTHITASTGSTADGANTTRVSAERVSTAAGEIQGLIGQFTY, from the coding sequence GTGACGTCCGACTCGTACACCCGATCCCGTCTCACCATCGTCGCGCGCCTGGTCCTGATGGCCACCGTCGGCGTCGCAGCCGTGGCACTGGTCATGGCGGCGGCGTACTGGGGGTCGGCGAACCAGTCCGCCGCCGCCCGGGACATGGCCTCGACCAGCGACGGCATGAGCAGCCAGTGGAACGCCGACATGATGCACGACGCCCTGCGCGGCGACGTGATGTCGGCGATGTTCGCGCTGACGCCGCAGCAGCGCGAGGCGTACGGCGTCGCCGAGGTGTCCGAGCACGCCGAGACGCTGGTGAGCAAGTACGACGCCGCCGCAGAGGAGGCGCCCGACTCGCTCGCCGACCAGTACGCCCAGGTGCGCCCGGCCGTCGTCGCGTACGGGGAGGCCGCGAAGGGCCTGGTCGCGCTCGCCGGAACCGACCACGCGGCCGCGGTGGCGAAGCTGCCGGAGTTCCTCGAGTCCTTCGGCGCGCTGGAGGAGCAGATGGGCGCGATCGACGACGCGATGCTTCAGGCGGTGAAGGACGCCGAGGGCGCGGGAAGCGACTCGAGCCGCACCAGCGACGTGCTCATCCTGCTGGCCGGCCTCGCCGGCGCCGCGCTGACCGCCGCGGCGGCCTTCTTCACCATCCGCGCGGTCCGCCGGCCGCTGCGCCAGATGCTGACGGCCCTGCGCGCCGCCGCCGACCGCGACCTGACCGTGGAGGCCGAGGTGGTCCGCGGCGACGAACTCGGCGAGATGGCCCGGGCCCTGAACGCGGCGCTGAACTCGATCCGCACGACGGTGGCGGCCACCGCCGCTCGCGTCGGCGACCTCACCGCCGCCAGCGGCGACCTCCGCGGGCTGGCCGGCGAGCTGGACACGACCGCGGAGCAGACCTCGACGCAGGCGCGCAGCGCGGACACCGCCGCCCAGCAGGTGTCACTCTCCGTGATCGACATGATGACCGCGACCGAGGAGCTGTCCGCGTCCAGCCGCGAGATCGCCCGGCAGACCAGCGACGCCGCGATCACCACGGCCGCGGCCGGCGAGAGCGCGGCCTCGACCACGACGCTTGTCGGCACGCTCAGCGAGGCGAGCCGGGAGATCGGCACCATCGTCCAGTTGATCACCACCATCGCCGAGCAGACGAACCTGCTGGCGCTCAACGCGACCATCGAGGCGGCCCGCGCCGGTGACGCCGGCAAGGGCTTCGCGGTCGTCGCCTCGGAGGTCAAGGACCTGGCTCAGGAGACCGCACAGGCGACCAGCGACATCACCGCCCGGATCGCCGCGATCCAGGACATGACCTCCCGTACGGCCGAGGCGATCAACGCCGTCTCCGCGGTGATCAGCAAGATCGACGACGGTCAGCGCACGATCGCCGCGGCCGTCGAGGAGCAGTCGGCCACCACCGAGCTCATGGCCCGCAACGTCGGCGAGGTGTCGACCGCCGCCACCGAGATCAGCGGCACGCTCACCCACATCACGGCGTCCACCGGGTCCACCGCCGACGGCGCGAACACGACCCGGGTCTCGGCCGAGCGGGTCAGCACGGCCGCCGGCGAGATACAGGGCCTGATCGGTCAGTTCACCTACTGA
- a CDS encoding VOC family protein: protein MPSQWEQIVVDAEDPARLARWWAAALGYQIVHEEPDEVEIRRSPDALPGLLFGAAPDPKTVKNRLHIDLRPDDQEAEVERLVDMGARPVDIGQHDVSWVVLADPEGNEFCVLSSRKAGVAQ from the coding sequence ATGCCGAGTCAGTGGGAGCAGATCGTCGTCGACGCGGAGGACCCGGCACGGCTGGCGCGCTGGTGGGCGGCGGCGCTCGGCTACCAGATCGTGCACGAGGAGCCGGACGAGGTGGAGATCCGGCGGAGCCCGGACGCCCTGCCCGGCCTGCTGTTCGGCGCGGCGCCGGACCCGAAGACGGTGAAGAACCGGCTGCACATCGATCTGCGCCCGGACGACCAGGAGGCCGAGGTCGAGCGGCTCGTCGACATGGGCGCCCGGCCGGTCGACATCGGCCAGCACGACGTGAGCTGGGTGGTGCTCGCCGACCCGGAGGGCAACGAGTTCTGCGTGCTGTCGTCCCGAAAGGCCGGTGTGGCTCAGTAG